The following are from one region of the Phormidium sp. PBR-2020 genome:
- a CDS encoding GNAT family N-acetyltransferase yields the protein MDRTAANYTFSWIHQIAEIPKAAWDPLAQPLTSPFFEWDWLHNLESSGSATGKAGWMPCHLTVWRDRTLVAAAPLYLKGHSYGEFVFDHQFADLSERLGISYYPKLLGMSPFTPAEGYRFLIAPDEDEAELLGLMVAEIDHFCDRNQISSCHFLYVDPDWQSRLQESGFSPWRHHNYIWHNDSYGSFDEYLKAFNANQRRNIKRERKAMAKAGLTLKTLSGDEIPRALFPLMYRFYENTCDKFGWWGSKYLTKRFFEQLYATYRHRVLFVAAYPDSSGADERHPLGMSFCLTKGDRLYGRYWGSHDEINCLHFNVCYYSPIEWAIDHNIQIFDPGAGGRHKKRRGFPATPNVSLHRFYPSRLRKIILPYLQQVNEMEEREVAAINQELPFARQEN from the coding sequence ATGGATAGGACTGCTGCTAACTATACGTTTTCCTGGATTCATCAAATCGCGGAAATCCCCAAAGCCGCCTGGGACCCCCTCGCGCAACCCCTGACATCGCCGTTTTTTGAGTGGGATTGGCTGCATAATTTGGAGTCTTCCGGAAGTGCGACGGGAAAAGCCGGCTGGATGCCTTGTCATCTCACCGTCTGGCGCGATCGCACCCTTGTCGCCGCCGCGCCTCTGTATCTGAAGGGCCATAGCTACGGCGAGTTTGTCTTCGATCATCAATTTGCCGATCTCTCGGAGCGTTTGGGCATCTCCTATTACCCGAAACTCCTGGGAATGAGTCCTTTTACCCCGGCTGAGGGCTATCGCTTTTTAATTGCTCCCGATGAAGATGAGGCGGAACTGCTGGGGTTGATGGTGGCAGAAATTGACCATTTCTGCGATCGCAACCAAATCAGTAGCTGTCATTTCCTCTATGTTGACCCAGATTGGCAATCTCGCCTACAAGAGAGTGGCTTTTCCCCTTGGCGACATCACAACTACATTTGGCACAATGATAGCTATGGCAGTTTTGATGAGTATCTCAAGGCATTTAATGCCAATCAGCGGCGCAATATCAAGCGAGAACGTAAGGCCATGGCGAAAGCGGGGTTAACCCTGAAAACTCTCAGTGGCGATGAGATTCCTCGGGCCCTGTTCCCGCTCATGTACCGCTTTTATGAAAATACCTGTGATAAGTTCGGCTGGTGGGGGAGTAAGTACCTAACGAAACGCTTTTTTGAGCAACTCTATGCCACCTATCGTCATCGGGTTCTTTTTGTAGCCGCCTATCCTGACTCGTCTGGGGCCGATGAGCGGCATCCGTTGGGCATGTCGTTTTGTTTAACCAAGGGCGATCGCCTCTATGGACGGTATTGGGGCAGTCATGACGAGATTAACTGTCTCCATTTTAATGTCTGCTATTACAGTCCCATCGAATGGGCGATCGACCACAATATCCAAATTTTCGATCCCGGTGCCGGAGGCCGCCATAAAAAACGTCGAGGTTTCCCCGCAACCCCCAACGTCAGCCTACATCGCTTTTATCCCTCACGACTCCGTAAAATCATTTTGCCCTATCTCCAACAGGTGAATGAGATGGAAGAACGAGAGGTGGCCGCGATTAATCAGGAGTTACCCTTTGCCCGTCAGGAGAACTAG
- a CDS encoding SGNH/GDSL hydrolase family protein, whose product MASQQQSIRVMPLGDSITDGYNVPGGYRINLWAALEERGDRIEFVGNQENGPPELPDRNHQGHSGWRIDELHRRVGDWLETAEPDVILLLIGTNDIVQGHSLDTAPARLNALIDELFRHRPQAQIFVGSIPPIDEVNLNARVEAYNQAIAQNIQARQSQGDRLTFVDLYSGLTPEDLADGIHPNRQGHDKIAQMWYEAWTQHH is encoded by the coding sequence ATGGCGAGCCAACAGCAATCGATTCGGGTGATGCCCCTGGGGGATTCCATCACCGACGGCTATAACGTTCCGGGGGGCTACCGCATCAACCTGTGGGCCGCCCTAGAGGAACGGGGCGATCGCATTGAGTTTGTCGGCAACCAAGAAAACGGCCCCCCCGAACTGCCCGATCGCAACCATCAAGGTCATTCCGGCTGGCGCATTGACGAACTCCACCGCCGAGTGGGGGATTGGTTAGAAACTGCCGAACCGGACGTTATCCTATTACTCATTGGCACCAACGACATTGTGCAGGGCCATAGCCTCGATACCGCCCCCGCCCGTCTCAATGCTCTCATCGATGAGCTATTTCGCCATCGTCCCCAAGCCCAAATTTTTGTCGGTTCCATTCCTCCCATCGACGAAGTCAATCTCAATGCACGGGTTGAAGCCTACAACCAGGCGATCGCCCAAAACATCCAGGCCCGTCAATCCCAAGGCGATCGGCTAACGTTCGTTGACCTCTACAGCGGCCTAACCCCCGAAGACTTAGCCGACGGCATTCATCCCAACCGCCAAGGACATGACAAAATCGCCCAAATGTGGTACGAAGCCTGGACTCAGCACCACTAA
- a CDS encoding Ycf34 family protein, whose amino-acid sequence MCICVNCHYVDRCATYHEVEHQHQQSHLTETPDFQPVEPTINVNIRTPEGGDIEMEWDVVGCESFKAEMGKWSKLRPGELVPT is encoded by the coding sequence ATGTGTATCTGTGTCAACTGCCATTATGTCGATCGCTGTGCCACCTATCATGAAGTGGAACATCAGCATCAACAGTCTCATTTGACCGAAACTCCTGACTTTCAGCCCGTTGAGCCTACCATTAATGTGAATATCCGCACTCCCGAGGGTGGGGATATTGAAATGGAATGGGATGTGGTGGGCTGTGAAAGCTTTAAAGCTGAGATGGGGAAATGGTCGAAGCTGCGTCCCGGAGAACTCGTTCCCACTTAA